The Paraburkholderia sabiae genome includes a region encoding these proteins:
- a CDS encoding EAL domain-containing protein, whose amino-acid sequence MPLRSSTTPASPSLDDLIVRGGLCAVFQPIVDFHDGAILGYEGLIRGPAGTALETPFALFTQANTERRVIELERAAARTCIDAFARLEFDGRLFINFSADTIRELAALTAQQHTRPWHAGIDPRRIVIELTEQGAISDVGSFLPALASLRASGAQFALDDYGTARATMNLWVQLKPDIVKIDRFFIHGVASDPLKFEAVRAMQHFAGASGAKLIAEGLETEADLTVARDIGIGYGQGYLLGRPAAQPQRKIAENIRRTVRASQIAVFPETARPGMTSLSGGVATAKLLVYAPALPRQATNDDVLAWFNRMSHLHALAVIEDNQPVALLNRRTFMDRYAQPFHRELFGKRSCLMFANTSPLLIEKSLNVQQMAEYLASDDQRYLTDGFVITDNGRYLGLGTGESLVRAVTEARIEAARYANPLTFLPGNIPISSHIERLLRNEGGFYACYVDLNHFKPFNDQYGYWKGDEVLKYAATVLADVCDPTRDFLGHVGGDDFLVLFQSDDWRERALRAIGSFNEGAQRFYALTDQIAGGIRGEDRRGNPTFYGFVTMAIGCVHVQFHGSSLPYNSEDIASAAALTKRRAKQDPSGFIVISIDEACASLPREADQAEADPFDRSTGTRSD is encoded by the coding sequence ATGCCACTTCGCTCATCAACGACGCCTGCGTCGCCCAGCCTTGACGATCTGATCGTCAGGGGCGGCCTGTGCGCCGTATTTCAGCCCATTGTGGATTTTCATGATGGCGCGATCCTCGGCTACGAGGGGCTCATCCGCGGGCCGGCGGGCACTGCGCTTGAGACGCCATTCGCGCTGTTCACGCAGGCGAACACCGAGAGACGCGTCATTGAACTCGAACGGGCGGCCGCGCGCACGTGTATCGATGCGTTCGCGCGACTGGAATTCGATGGCCGGCTGTTCATCAATTTCAGCGCGGACACGATTCGCGAGCTCGCCGCGCTCACCGCCCAGCAGCATACCCGCCCCTGGCACGCAGGCATCGATCCGAGGCGCATCGTGATCGAGTTGACCGAGCAAGGCGCGATCTCCGATGTCGGCAGCTTTCTGCCCGCCCTCGCGAGCCTGCGCGCGTCGGGCGCACAATTCGCGCTTGACGACTATGGGACAGCCCGAGCGACCATGAACCTGTGGGTCCAGCTGAAACCAGATATTGTCAAGATCGACCGGTTCTTCATTCATGGTGTCGCAAGCGACCCGCTCAAGTTCGAAGCGGTGCGGGCGATGCAGCACTTCGCCGGCGCAAGCGGGGCGAAACTCATTGCGGAGGGACTCGAGACCGAAGCGGACCTGACCGTCGCCCGCGATATCGGGATCGGCTACGGCCAGGGCTACCTGCTCGGTCGGCCGGCGGCGCAGCCCCAACGCAAGATCGCCGAGAACATCCGCCGGACAGTCCGCGCCAGCCAGATTGCCGTCTTTCCCGAAACGGCGCGCCCGGGCATGACCTCGCTCTCAGGCGGCGTGGCGACCGCCAAACTTCTGGTGTATGCGCCGGCATTGCCGCGTCAGGCGACCAACGACGATGTGCTTGCGTGGTTCAACCGCATGTCTCACCTGCACGCGCTCGCAGTGATCGAAGACAATCAGCCGGTCGCCCTGCTCAACCGGCGCACCTTCATGGACCGGTATGCGCAGCCGTTTCATCGCGAACTGTTCGGCAAGCGGTCCTGCCTGATGTTCGCCAATACGTCCCCGCTGCTGATCGAGAAATCCCTGAATGTGCAGCAGATGGCCGAGTACCTCGCGAGCGACGACCAGCGCTATCTCACGGACGGCTTCGTCATTACCGACAATGGCCGCTACCTCGGGCTAGGCACGGGCGAGAGCCTCGTGCGGGCAGTCACCGAAGCGCGCATAGAAGCCGCGCGCTACGCCAATCCACTGACCTTCCTGCCTGGCAACATTCCCATCAGTTCACACATTGAACGCCTCCTGCGAAACGAAGGCGGCTTCTACGCCTGTTACGTCGACCTGAACCATTTCAAGCCCTTCAACGATCAGTATGGCTACTGGAAAGGTGATGAAGTGCTGAAGTACGCCGCCACCGTGCTGGCGGACGTATGCGACCCGACGCGCGACTTCCTGGGACACGTGGGCGGCGACGACTTTCTCGTGCTGTTCCAGAGCGATGACTGGCGAGAGCGTGCACTACGCGCGATCGGATCATTTAACGAGGGCGCGCAACGCTTCTATGCGCTGACCGACCAGATTGCGGGCGGCATTCGTGGCGAAGATCGCCGCGGCAATCCCACCTTCTATGGCTTTGTCACCATGGCAATCGGTTGCGTGCACGTCCAGTTCCACGGCAGCTCGCTTCCGTACAACAGCGAAGACATTGCGTCGGCTGCAGCGCTGACCAAGCGGCGTGCAAAACAGGATCCCTCAGGCTTCATCGTGATCAGCATTGACGAAGCCTGCGCGTCGTTGCCTCGAGAGGCCGATCAGGCGGAGGCCGACCCGTTTGACAGATCGACCGGTACCCGGAGCGACTGA
- a CDS encoding flagellin domain-containing protein, translated as MLNINTNIMSLTAQNNLSGSDSALAQAINRLSSGKRVNTAADDAAGLAIATSQTASINALTQGASNANNGISMVQTTNGALQSIVDNLQRIRQLSVEAGDGSLNSSALANLQSEVTTRLTEITRVAQQTTFNGQAVLNGIGSVNFQIGAFNGQQITANFGSQKWDSTSLGINALSVSTASAAQSAMSSIDSVLTSVNTFQATLGATQNTFQAAISTTNTQATNMSAARSQITDADFAAETAALSKAQVLKQAGISVLAQANSMPQQVLKLLQ; from the coding sequence ATGCTGAACATCAACACGAATATCATGTCGCTGACGGCGCAGAACAACCTGTCAGGATCGGATAGCGCACTCGCGCAGGCGATCAACCGTCTGTCGTCGGGCAAGCGGGTGAACACGGCTGCCGATGATGCAGCAGGCCTCGCGATCGCGACCTCGCAGACAGCGTCGATCAACGCGCTCACGCAGGGCGCATCCAATGCCAACAACGGTATCTCGATGGTGCAGACGACCAACGGCGCGCTGCAGTCGATCGTGGACAACCTGCAGCGCATCCGCCAGCTGTCGGTGGAAGCCGGTGACGGCTCGCTCAACTCGAGCGCGCTGGCGAACCTGCAGTCGGAAGTGACGACCCGTCTGACGGAAATCACGCGCGTGGCGCAACAGACGACGTTCAACGGCCAGGCGGTGCTCAACGGCATCGGTTCGGTCAACTTCCAGATCGGTGCGTTCAACGGCCAGCAGATCACGGCCAACTTCGGTTCGCAGAAGTGGGACTCGACGAGCCTCGGCATCAACGCGCTGAGCGTCTCGACGGCGTCGGCAGCCCAGTCCGCGATGAGCTCGATCGACAGCGTTCTGACGAGCGTCAACACGTTCCAGGCGACGCTGGGCGCCACCCAGAACACGTTCCAGGCGGCCATCTCGACGACCAACACGCAGGCGACGAACATGAGCGCGGCCCGCTCGCAGATCACCGACGCGGACTTCGCGGCGGAAACGGCGGCCCTGTCGAAGGCGCAGGTGCTCAAGCAGGCGGGCATCTCGGTTCTGGCGCAGGCGAACTCGATGCCGCAGCAGGTTCTGAAACTGCTCCAGTAA
- the flgG gene encoding flagellar basal-body rod protein FlgG yields the protein MNRSLYIAATGMNAQQAQMDTIANNLANVSTNGFKGSRAVFGDLLYQTIRQPGANATQQTQLPSGVQLGTGVQQVATERLYTQGNLQQTGNSKDVAINGQGFFPVMMPDGTNAYTRDGSFQTNAQGQLVTSGGYPVAPAITVPQNATSLTIGRDGAVSVTLAGSSVSQQIGAMQLVTFINPAGLDAKGESLFAETASSGVPNFTAPGTNGAGVLNQGYVEASNVNVVQELVNMIKTQRAYEINSKAVTTSDQMLQKVSQL from the coding sequence GTGAACCGCTCACTTTATATCGCCGCCACGGGGATGAATGCGCAACAGGCGCAGATGGACACCATCGCGAACAACCTCGCGAACGTCAGCACGAATGGCTTCAAGGGCTCACGCGCCGTGTTCGGAGATCTGCTGTACCAGACGATCCGCCAGCCGGGCGCAAACGCGACACAGCAGACGCAGTTGCCCTCTGGCGTCCAGCTCGGCACGGGTGTGCAGCAGGTCGCGACCGAGCGCCTGTACACGCAGGGCAACCTCCAGCAGACGGGCAATTCGAAGGATGTCGCCATCAATGGCCAGGGCTTCTTCCCGGTCATGATGCCCGACGGCACGAACGCGTACACGCGTGACGGCTCATTCCAGACCAACGCGCAGGGGCAGCTCGTGACCTCGGGCGGCTATCCGGTGGCGCCCGCGATCACGGTTCCGCAGAACGCGACGTCACTCACGATCGGCCGCGACGGCGCGGTGTCCGTCACGCTCGCAGGGTCGAGCGTCAGCCAGCAAATCGGCGCGATGCAACTCGTGACCTTCATTAATCCGGCCGGGCTCGATGCAAAAGGCGAAAGCCTGTTCGCGGAGACAGCGAGCTCGGGCGTACCCAACTTCACGGCGCCGGGCACGAACGGCGCGGGCGTGCTGAATCAGGGTTATGTCGAGGCGTCGAACGTGAACGTCGTGCAGGAGCTCGTCAACATGATCAAGACGCAGCGTGCGTACGAAATCAACAGCAAGGCGGTGACCACGTCCGACCAGATGCTGCAGAAGGTCAGCCAGCTGTGA
- a CDS encoding flagellar hook protein FlgE, which yields MGYQQGLSGLAGASSDLNTIGNNIANAHTVGFKHGQAQFTDVYANSVVTAINNQVGIGTRMSHVEQNFSQGTLRSDDVALHVAINGDGFFQMSNNGTLTYSRNGVFQLDKNGYITNADGLKLTGYPASASGVINTASTVPLKVQTANIPPTATTTVTAGLNLNAQDPLRLGAPTVTTSGALSSRGVTITDATQGTNAETWTIRFTGAGTYNLSSSGGFSQMGLTHTANSPLKLGNGETITLTGAAAAGDSVTVAPNPVVFNPADSATYSYATSVGVYDSLGGSHQVDMYFVKKGAGAWDVYAGKTGNVPATKIGTAKFDTGGNLVSTTDAAGAATSMPFAFNFSIPNTDGSATPQALTLKIGGTTQFGSKNGTYSLTQDGFAAGQLSRFSIGTDGTLTGNYSNGQTAALGQITLATFANQNGLVNLGNNQYQATAASGVAVIGTPGSTNHGMLQGGATENSNVDLTSELVKLITAQRNYQANAQTIKTQRAVDQTLMNL from the coding sequence ATGGGTTACCAGCAGGGGTTGAGCGGACTGGCGGGCGCGTCAAGCGACCTCAACACGATCGGCAATAACATCGCGAATGCGCATACCGTCGGCTTCAAGCACGGTCAGGCGCAATTCACCGATGTGTACGCGAATTCGGTCGTCACGGCGATCAACAACCAGGTCGGCATCGGTACGCGCATGTCGCACGTCGAGCAGAATTTCTCGCAGGGCACGCTCAGGAGCGACGACGTTGCGCTGCATGTCGCCATCAACGGCGACGGGTTCTTCCAGATGTCGAACAACGGCACACTGACCTACTCACGCAACGGCGTCTTCCAGCTCGACAAGAACGGCTATATCACGAATGCTGACGGCCTGAAACTCACGGGTTATCCGGCCAGCGCCAGCGGCGTCATCAATACGGCATCCACCGTGCCCCTGAAGGTGCAGACGGCGAACATTCCGCCCACGGCCACCACGACCGTGACCGCCGGTCTGAACCTGAATGCCCAGGATCCCCTCCGGCTGGGCGCGCCGACGGTCACGACGTCGGGCGCGCTGTCGAGCCGGGGCGTGACGATTACCGACGCCACGCAGGGCACCAACGCCGAGACGTGGACGATACGCTTCACGGGAGCGGGCACCTACAACCTGAGTTCGTCTGGCGGGTTTTCGCAGATGGGTCTGACGCACACCGCGAACTCGCCGCTCAAGCTCGGCAATGGCGAGACCATCACGCTCACGGGCGCGGCAGCGGCTGGCGACAGCGTGACGGTGGCGCCTAACCCCGTCGTCTTCAACCCCGCCGACAGCGCCACCTACAGCTACGCCACCTCGGTCGGGGTGTATGACTCGCTCGGTGGCAGCCATCAGGTCGACATGTACTTCGTGAAGAAGGGAGCGGGCGCCTGGGACGTGTACGCCGGCAAGACGGGGAACGTGCCGGCTACGAAGATCGGCACGGCGAAGTTCGACACCGGCGGCAATCTCGTGAGCACCACCGACGCGGCAGGCGCGGCGACCTCCATGCCGTTTGCCTTCAACTTCTCCATTCCGAACACGGACGGCTCTGCGACGCCCCAGGCGCTCACGCTGAAGATCGGCGGCACGACGCAGTTTGGCAGCAAGAATGGCACGTATTCGTTGACGCAGGACGGATTCGCCGCCGGGCAACTAAGCCGGTTCTCGATCGGCACGGACGGCACGCTCACGGGCAACTACTCGAACGGTCAGACCGCGGCGCTCGGCCAGATCACGCTCGCGACCTTCGCGAACCAGAACGGACTGGTCAACCTGGGGAACAACCAGTATCAGGCGACGGCCGCGTCGGGCGTCGCCGTGATCGGTACGCCCGGCTCGACGAACCACGGCATGTTGCAGGGCGGGGCGACCGAAAACTCGAACGTCGACCTCACCAGTGAACTCGTGAAGCTGATCACCGCACAACGCAACTATCAGGCGAACGCGCAGACGATCAAGACCCAGCGGGCCGTCGACCAGACGCTGATGAACCTGTAA